Proteins encoded in a region of the Equus asinus isolate D_3611 breed Donkey chromosome X, EquAss-T2T_v2, whole genome shotgun sequence genome:
- the ZNF182 gene encoding zinc finger protein 182 isoform X6 — protein sequence MLETYSNVVSVGQQVTKPDLILKLEVEEPCPAERKIPVWSFPVKSRKQRIFKKSSFIPCPSHSLPPPKEEACQVDEQIERQHQDDEDKCILMQVGFPDEKTVTTKSDHDYNEFGSTLHLSTNLVVSIQRPHKYESFGNNMVDNLDLFSRSSVGKKHDNGCAKLFFHTEYEKTTPGVKPYGYKECGKALRRKKGLSLHQRIKNGEKPFECTACRKTFSKKSHLIVHWRTHTGEKPFGCTECGKAFSQKSQLIIHLRTHTGERPFECPECGKAFREKSTVIIHYRTHTGEKPYECNECGKAFTQKSNLIVHQKTHTGEKTYECTKCGESFIQKLDLIIHHSTHTGKKPHECNECKKTFSDKSTLIIHQRTHTGEKPHKCAECGKSFNEKSTLIVHQRTHTGEKPYECDVCGKTFTQKSNLGVHQRTHSGEKPFECNECEKAFSQKSYLMLHQRGHTGEKPYECNECEKAFSQKSYLIIHQRTHTEEKPYKCNECGKAFREKSKLIIHQRIHTGEKPYECPVCWKAFSQKSQLIIHQRTHTGEKPYACTECGKAFREKSTFTVHQRTHTGEKPYKCAECGKAFTQKSNLIVHQRTHTGKKAHGKGHTRKSKLIAH from the exons atgctggagacctATAGCAACGTGGTCTCCGTGG GGCAGCAGGTTACCAAACCAGACCTCATCCTCAAATTGGAGGTGGAAGAGCCGTGcccagcagaaagaaaaatcccaGTTTGGAGCTTTCCAG TCAAATCTCGAAAACAACGTATATTCAAGAAGTCCAGCTTCATCCCCTGTCCATcccactcccttcctccccccaaag AAGAAGCCTGCCAAGTTGATGAACAGATTGAGAGACAGCACCAGGATGATGAAGATAAATGTATCTTGATGCAAGTTGGATTCCCTGATGAGAAAACAGTTACCACCAAGAGTGACCATGACTATAATGAATTTGGAAGCACACTTCACCTGAGTACAAACCTTGTCGTTTCAATACAAAGACCCCATAAATATGAGTCATTTGGAAATAATATGGTAGATAATTTAGACTTATTTAGTAGAAGCTCTGTAGGAAAGAAACATGATAATGGATGTGCAAAATTATTCTTCCATACTGAGTACGAGAAAACAACTCCTGGAGTGAAACCCTATGGATATAAAGAGTGTGGAAAGGCCCTCAGGCGAAAGAAAGGTCTTAGTCTACATCAGAGGATTAAAAATGGAGAGAAGCCCTTTGAATGTACTGCATGTAGGAAAACCTTTAGCAAGAAGTCACACCTCATTGTACATTGGAGAACTCATACGGGAGAGAAACCCTTTGGATGTActgaatgtggaaaagcctttagCCAAAAATCTCAGCTCATCATACACCTGAGAACTCATACAGGAGAGCGACCCTTTGAGTGTCCggaatgtggaaaagccttcagaGAAAAGTCAACTGTCATCATTCATTACAGgactcacacaggagagaaaccttatgaatgtaatgaatgcGGAAAAGCCTTCACTCAGAAGTCAAACCTCATTGTCCATCAGAAAACGCACACAGGAGAGAAGACTTACGAATGCACTAAATGTGGGGAATCTTTCATACAGAAGCTTGATCTAATTATACATCATAGTACTCATACAGGGAAGAAACCCCATGAATGTAATGAGTGTAAGAAAACTTTCAGTGATAAGTCAACTCTCATTATACATCAAAGAACTCATACGGGAGAGAAACCTCATAAATGTGCTGAATGTGGGAAGTCTTTCAATGAGAAGTcaaccctcattgtgcatcagagaactcatacaggagagaaaccctatgaatgtgaTGTGTGTGGAAAAACTTTCACCCAAAAGTCAAACCTCGGTGTACATCAGAGAACTCATTCAGGAGAGAAACCTtttgaatgtaatgaatgtgagAAAGCGTTCTCTCAGAAATCCTATCTCATGCTACACCAGAGAGGTCATACAGGGGAGAAGCCCTATGAGTGCAATGAATGTGAAAAAGCATTTTCCCAGAAATCATATCTCATTATACATCAAAGAACTCATACAGAAGaaaaaccctataaatgtaatgaatgtggcaAAGCCTTCAGAGAAAAGTCAAAGCTCATTATACACCAGCgaattcatacaggagagaaaccctatgaatgtccTGTATGTTGGAAAGCTTTTAGCCAGAAGTCACAGCTCATAATACATCAGAGaacacacacaggagagaaaccctatgcaTGCACTGAGTGTGGCAAAGCTTTCAGAGAAAAATCAACATTCACAGTACACCAGAGAACTCATAccggagagaaaccctataagtgtgcagaatgtgggaaagcctttaccCAAAAATCAAACCTTATTGTACATCAGAGAACACATACAGGAAAGAAGGCCCATGGGAAAGGCCACACCCGAAAGTCAAAGCTCATTGCACACTAG
- the ZNF182 gene encoding zinc finger protein 182 isoform X8, with the protein MLETYSNVVSVAGQQVTKPDLILKLEVEEPCPAERKIPVWSFPEACQVDEQIERQHQDDEDKCILMQVGFPDEKTVTTKSDHDYNEFGSTLHLSTNLVVSIQRPHKYESFGNNMVDNLDLFSRSSVGKKHDNGCAKLFFHTEYEKTTPGVKPYGYKECGKALRRKKGLSLHQRIKNGEKPFECTACRKTFSKKSHLIVHWRTHTGEKPFGCTECGKAFSQKSQLIIHLRTHTGERPFECPECGKAFREKSTVIIHYRTHTGEKPYECNECGKAFTQKSNLIVHQKTHTGEKTYECTKCGESFIQKLDLIIHHSTHTGKKPHECNECKKTFSDKSTLIIHQRTHTGEKPHKCAECGKSFNEKSTLIVHQRTHTGEKPYECDVCGKTFTQKSNLGVHQRTHSGEKPFECNECEKAFSQKSYLMLHQRGHTGEKPYECNECEKAFSQKSYLIIHQRTHTEEKPYKCNECGKAFREKSKLIIHQRIHTGEKPYECPVCWKAFSQKSQLIIHQRTHTGEKPYACTECGKAFREKSTFTVHQRTHTGEKPYKCAECGKAFTQKSNLIVHQRTHTGKKAHGKGHTRKSKLIAH; encoded by the exons atgctggagacctATAGCAACGTGGTCTCCGTGG CAGGGCAGCAGGTTACCAAACCAGACCTCATCCTCAAATTGGAGGTGGAAGAGCCGTGcccagcagaaagaaaaatcccaGTTTGGAGCTTTCCAG AAGCCTGCCAAGTTGATGAACAGATTGAGAGACAGCACCAGGATGATGAAGATAAATGTATCTTGATGCAAGTTGGATTCCCTGATGAGAAAACAGTTACCACCAAGAGTGACCATGACTATAATGAATTTGGAAGCACACTTCACCTGAGTACAAACCTTGTCGTTTCAATACAAAGACCCCATAAATATGAGTCATTTGGAAATAATATGGTAGATAATTTAGACTTATTTAGTAGAAGCTCTGTAGGAAAGAAACATGATAATGGATGTGCAAAATTATTCTTCCATACTGAGTACGAGAAAACAACTCCTGGAGTGAAACCCTATGGATATAAAGAGTGTGGAAAGGCCCTCAGGCGAAAGAAAGGTCTTAGTCTACATCAGAGGATTAAAAATGGAGAGAAGCCCTTTGAATGTACTGCATGTAGGAAAACCTTTAGCAAGAAGTCACACCTCATTGTACATTGGAGAACTCATACGGGAGAGAAACCCTTTGGATGTActgaatgtggaaaagcctttagCCAAAAATCTCAGCTCATCATACACCTGAGAACTCATACAGGAGAGCGACCCTTTGAGTGTCCggaatgtggaaaagccttcagaGAAAAGTCAACTGTCATCATTCATTACAGgactcacacaggagagaaaccttatgaatgtaatgaatgcGGAAAAGCCTTCACTCAGAAGTCAAACCTCATTGTCCATCAGAAAACGCACACAGGAGAGAAGACTTACGAATGCACTAAATGTGGGGAATCTTTCATACAGAAGCTTGATCTAATTATACATCATAGTACTCATACAGGGAAGAAACCCCATGAATGTAATGAGTGTAAGAAAACTTTCAGTGATAAGTCAACTCTCATTATACATCAAAGAACTCATACGGGAGAGAAACCTCATAAATGTGCTGAATGTGGGAAGTCTTTCAATGAGAAGTcaaccctcattgtgcatcagagaactcatacaggagagaaaccctatgaatgtgaTGTGTGTGGAAAAACTTTCACCCAAAAGTCAAACCTCGGTGTACATCAGAGAACTCATTCAGGAGAGAAACCTtttgaatgtaatgaatgtgagAAAGCGTTCTCTCAGAAATCCTATCTCATGCTACACCAGAGAGGTCATACAGGGGAGAAGCCCTATGAGTGCAATGAATGTGAAAAAGCATTTTCCCAGAAATCATATCTCATTATACATCAAAGAACTCATACAGAAGaaaaaccctataaatgtaatgaatgtggcaAAGCCTTCAGAGAAAAGTCAAAGCTCATTATACACCAGCgaattcatacaggagagaaaccctatgaatgtccTGTATGTTGGAAAGCTTTTAGCCAGAAGTCACAGCTCATAATACATCAGAGaacacacacaggagagaaaccctatgcaTGCACTGAGTGTGGCAAAGCTTTCAGAGAAAAATCAACATTCACAGTACACCAGAGAACTCATAccggagagaaaccctataagtgtgcagaatgtgggaaagcctttaccCAAAAATCAAACCTTATTGTACATCAGAGAACACATACAGGAAAGAAGGCCCATGGGAAAGGCCACACCCGAAAGTCAAAGCTCATTGCACACTAG
- the ZNF182 gene encoding zinc finger protein 182 isoform X7, with product MLETYSNVVSVAGQQVTKPDLILKLEVEEPCPAERKIPVWSFPEEACQVDEQIERQHQDDEDKCILMQVGFPDEKTVTTKSDHDYNEFGSTLHLSTNLVVSIQRPHKYESFGNNMVDNLDLFSRSSVGKKHDNGCAKLFFHTEYEKTTPGVKPYGYKECGKALRRKKGLSLHQRIKNGEKPFECTACRKTFSKKSHLIVHWRTHTGEKPFGCTECGKAFSQKSQLIIHLRTHTGERPFECPECGKAFREKSTVIIHYRTHTGEKPYECNECGKAFTQKSNLIVHQKTHTGEKTYECTKCGESFIQKLDLIIHHSTHTGKKPHECNECKKTFSDKSTLIIHQRTHTGEKPHKCAECGKSFNEKSTLIVHQRTHTGEKPYECDVCGKTFTQKSNLGVHQRTHSGEKPFECNECEKAFSQKSYLMLHQRGHTGEKPYECNECEKAFSQKSYLIIHQRTHTEEKPYKCNECGKAFREKSKLIIHQRIHTGEKPYECPVCWKAFSQKSQLIIHQRTHTGEKPYACTECGKAFREKSTFTVHQRTHTGEKPYKCAECGKAFTQKSNLIVHQRTHTGKKAHGKGHTRKSKLIAH from the exons atgctggagacctATAGCAACGTGGTCTCCGTGG CAGGGCAGCAGGTTACCAAACCAGACCTCATCCTCAAATTGGAGGTGGAAGAGCCGTGcccagcagaaagaaaaatcccaGTTTGGAGCTTTCCAG AAGAAGCCTGCCAAGTTGATGAACAGATTGAGAGACAGCACCAGGATGATGAAGATAAATGTATCTTGATGCAAGTTGGATTCCCTGATGAGAAAACAGTTACCACCAAGAGTGACCATGACTATAATGAATTTGGAAGCACACTTCACCTGAGTACAAACCTTGTCGTTTCAATACAAAGACCCCATAAATATGAGTCATTTGGAAATAATATGGTAGATAATTTAGACTTATTTAGTAGAAGCTCTGTAGGAAAGAAACATGATAATGGATGTGCAAAATTATTCTTCCATACTGAGTACGAGAAAACAACTCCTGGAGTGAAACCCTATGGATATAAAGAGTGTGGAAAGGCCCTCAGGCGAAAGAAAGGTCTTAGTCTACATCAGAGGATTAAAAATGGAGAGAAGCCCTTTGAATGTACTGCATGTAGGAAAACCTTTAGCAAGAAGTCACACCTCATTGTACATTGGAGAACTCATACGGGAGAGAAACCCTTTGGATGTActgaatgtggaaaagcctttagCCAAAAATCTCAGCTCATCATACACCTGAGAACTCATACAGGAGAGCGACCCTTTGAGTGTCCggaatgtggaaaagccttcagaGAAAAGTCAACTGTCATCATTCATTACAGgactcacacaggagagaaaccttatgaatgtaatgaatgcGGAAAAGCCTTCACTCAGAAGTCAAACCTCATTGTCCATCAGAAAACGCACACAGGAGAGAAGACTTACGAATGCACTAAATGTGGGGAATCTTTCATACAGAAGCTTGATCTAATTATACATCATAGTACTCATACAGGGAAGAAACCCCATGAATGTAATGAGTGTAAGAAAACTTTCAGTGATAAGTCAACTCTCATTATACATCAAAGAACTCATACGGGAGAGAAACCTCATAAATGTGCTGAATGTGGGAAGTCTTTCAATGAGAAGTcaaccctcattgtgcatcagagaactcatacaggagagaaaccctatgaatgtgaTGTGTGTGGAAAAACTTTCACCCAAAAGTCAAACCTCGGTGTACATCAGAGAACTCATTCAGGAGAGAAACCTtttgaatgtaatgaatgtgagAAAGCGTTCTCTCAGAAATCCTATCTCATGCTACACCAGAGAGGTCATACAGGGGAGAAGCCCTATGAGTGCAATGAATGTGAAAAAGCATTTTCCCAGAAATCATATCTCATTATACATCAAAGAACTCATACAGAAGaaaaaccctataaatgtaatgaatgtggcaAAGCCTTCAGAGAAAAGTCAAAGCTCATTATACACCAGCgaattcatacaggagagaaaccctatgaatgtccTGTATGTTGGAAAGCTTTTAGCCAGAAGTCACAGCTCATAATACATCAGAGaacacacacaggagagaaaccctatgcaTGCACTGAGTGTGGCAAAGCTTTCAGAGAAAAATCAACATTCACAGTACACCAGAGAACTCATAccggagagaaaccctataagtgtgcagaatgtgggaaagcctttaccCAAAAATCAAACCTTATTGTACATCAGAGAACACATACAGGAAAGAAGGCCCATGGGAAAGGCCACACCCGAAAGTCAAAGCTCATTGCACACTAG